A segment of the Terribacillus aidingensis genome:
CAGAAAGCGTAAATCTTCGGGTGAATTGCAGGATTGGAAGGCTGAAATGCAATAATCCTGCTGTGACACTATCTACTTTATACAGAATAAGAACCCAACCTGACATAAAGTACCTTCAACCGAACCAGAAGATGCTATAGTCTGACATCATGGAAAAATGGTTTAAACCTCCATACCAAATGGTATATAGATGAAAAAGAAGGAGTGATATAAATGAAACATGTGAAAGCACTTTTGATCAAATTCATCATGATTTTAGCTGTTTTATGGATTGTATTCACCCTTATGTTCGACGCGGAATTCAGTGATACACTGCTGATGAGTGTTGTGTTGACGGTCGCTGCGTATGTAATCGGTGACTTACTGATTCTAAGAAAAGCAGGTGATCGTGATAAGTCAGATGGCGATTTTAAAAAGCGAAATACAATCGCTACGATCAGCGATGCTGTTCTGACTTTCATCGTTCTTTGGGCGTTAGGGGAAGCTATATTGAATCCTGATGATAATGTTGTGATGGCATCTTTGATTTCTACAGTGGTAATTGGCATTGCCGAATGGTTCTTCCACCGTTATGTCAATAATAAAGTGATCAGAGACCGCCATGCCCATACTGTTGCGTACTGACCTGTATTCTAGTGAAAATAGTTAGTAGAAGGAATCCCTGAGATCGGGGGTTCCTTTTAATTTCGATTGTAAAAAAAGAGAAGGGGAAACGGGCTATTTTGAAATTTAGACGACAAAAATAGTAATTAAATAAACTCTTTACATGTTTTGCGCTTCCATTTAACTCGGAATGTCATGCTAAGTGTATGTGAAACTATATAAACAATCTTCTATTTGTCACGGGCTTGGACGATATTAGTCTTAGGCCTTGTATCTGACTATTCACTCCTTGGATTTGTACTTTCATCCCTGCAGTATATTACCGCTATTATTGTTCATGGAAAAACAAAGCTCGGACAGAATGACTGCCCGTGCTTCTTCATGCTGTTTCATCGTGCCGTGCTTTTCTAATTCTTAAAAGTACCATTTGCCATATCATTGAGAAAGTTAATCCCCAATAGTAAAATTGATTGAAACCAAATCCTGTATCTTGTGAAGGCCTTACTATATTCAACACCGTCAAAGAGAAGAGAAAGATTGCCAGACAGATAAGATCATAGATCAAATTTCTCCCCGCCAAAGCTCCGCCAATTACTAAAATAACGGCAACAGCAGCCAGCCAACTGCTTTGCATAAACCGCAGAGCGCTTATTTCCGGATAATAATGAGCTATTAGCCATAAAGTTATGATAGCAAAGGTAGCAATGCGCAGCCAAATCGAAAAATCTTTCATCCCAAATCCCCCTTACAATGCCGTTTTAGTTACCATACCAGAAAAAAGCAAGAAAGAGTATATAACGAACTCAGAGAAAAATAACGACCTTTAGAATGCCACTCCTTGTTCAAGGCAGGAAGGCAAGTGGTACAGTATAAATTAAAACAGCTGCAATAAAGAATCCAATCATAATATAACTTTGAATTCTCCAAAACTTCTTCATCTCTGCTTTTGATTGAAATGGCATGGAAGCCAGCAAGGAAATAATCATTATAAATAGACCTATACACAAGACAATGCCAGAGCTAAGAAGCAGAAACATGCGTACAAGGCTTTCTAAAAATTCTTCAAGGCTCGCGAACCAGTCACTAATGGAAGCCGATACTTCCCCTATTCCATAATCCTCTTCTGTTGTAGAAGCCTTCAGCAATACGAATTTATGTAATAAGTTCATAATCGCAGCCCCTCTTCCCAGCTTCAGAATTATAATGCTTACACAAATACCCCATTTCCAGTACCCATTATTTGTAAACCTGACTCTTTAAAGTATAGCATGTAAAATTCGAGCCAGAAGTAAAACAAGTACTCCCACCATCATAAGAATTCTCCTGACCTCTAAACGTAGCAATCTTTCTTCCATCGCTCTTTTAGTACGTGTATAAATGGAAAAGGTCGCTAATCGAGATTATAATCCCATATTACTTTTATGTAGATGAATCACGTATATATGAAGCATATGTCCCCTAGGAAGGAAAATCAGCTGATAAAAGCGTATAGATAATTGAAGGAGGAAAGAATATGAACACTATACATATCTATCTCACATCATTTCATACTCGGCTCGTGTGTACTGCTGCCCTGAACGGTACGTCCTCATGACACAAGCATCCTTTTCCCATGTCCTGCAGATTTTCCCATGTCCAGATATACAGATAACTGCAGCTTATTACAAAAAAATAGGATTCCGATCTGTTCCTTATCTTAATAGTATGGAGCCGCATATATGCCTCTACCGTGATACTATCGAACTGATTTTGACGCAATCAGCAATTCATAAGATCTTCCCAAATCGTATACAGTATGGCTACGGATATGATGCGTATTTCATTACAGACAAACAGGCAGCAATGCAGCAGGAATTTTTAGACAAAGGGATCACTATCGTCCGCCCATTAATGATTACTGACTACGGTAATAAGGAGTTTGTTTTTGAAGATATTGATAGCCGATGGATAGCTGTCGGAAATAAGATCTCATAAGAAAAGACCGTGTTCCATTCAGGAAACGGTCTTTCTTTACATACATCTATATAAATTACGCACGGTTCTTAATGCCGCCGCTTACTTCTTCGGGCTTTATCGTTTTAATTTTCTTTATGAAATAATAATGCTTAATCAGACCAAGTACAATTAATACGATTTTCACAAGCCATATATCAATATAAAATACCGAAAACAGAATGAACGCATCCGCTATTATGTTGATTCGGATTTTTTCTTTCAGAGTCATGCCTTTCTTTTCTTTGATAGCCAGTACATATTTAGTATAGAAAGTGGTGCTTTTAAACCAATCGTCAATTCGTTTGGAGCTTTTTGCATAACAAAATGTAGCTATCATCAAGAACGGGCCGCCTGGCAATACCGGCAAAACGATTCCTGCTATCCCGAAGCCTAAGAAGATGGTTCCAAGCAGGAAGAATAGGACGTTCTTCAGTTTTTTTATGATCATCACCTAACTTTATAAATACCTTTGATTACCTCGCATTATATCAAAAAAACAAGATTGAAAGTAAGCAGTTATATCGCTATTGCTAACACCCTTACGACAACTGTAAGAAATCTGTCAATATAATGGAAAAGTATAGAAAAAAGCTCTCATCATTATGAGAGCTTTCCATTTGCTTATTCTTCTACTTTTCTAATTTCCATGCCCTTCCGCTTTAATAGGCTTTTGAGTCCCGCGCGGAATGTGGAATACGACTCGAATCCTTGAAACCCAGAATTAGATAGGACAAGCTTCTGAACCAATTTAGCTGAAAACCCGACGAATATCGTTTCGACTCCCATCAGCTTCAGCGCCTCTGTCAGATTCTTTATATTAGCACTCAACTCCCTGTAGCCTATTGTGTCTATATCCAAGTAGTTGATGCCAGTAAGATCAATGATGACTGTATCTGCATCAACATCGACGACGCTGCCTACGATTTTATCTTGTATATGAGTAAAACGCTCTACAGAAAATGTACCTGTCAGCGGAACGAGCATTGTATTCGGTACGATGGATGGAATCATCGGTGCGGATAATTCCTTGATCATTGCTTCATATTCTGCCAGTTTCTTCTTCAGCTGTTCATTTTCCTGCTGCAATTCTTCTTTACTAGCTATGTCCCTCATCACCTTACTGTGAATTTTTCCTCTCTATCTATAGCAGTATTATACACGCTCTTCCTGAGATGTAGTATATACTTTCCCCCTTCGCACATTCTGTAATCTTCTTGTAACTTACATATTTATGCATGTTTATCTACAAATTTCGACGGAAATGGTAAAATATAACGAAAGACGACTATAAAGGGGACGCATATGGATAGGAGTTTGCTCGTATTAGATCAAGATTTGACAGCGGCTTTAGAGGATTGGTATATGCATATCCGGCTTGGGAAAAGGCAAGAAGCCTCTGATATGTATCATGAATTGTCAAACCGGGCAGAGGAACTGAAACAGGAGGATAGGCTTTACATAGTCTTTTTACTGCTCTCCTGCAGGTTTCATGTGCTTGTATCGAATTTGAAAAAAAGTAAATATTATCACGAGGAAGCAGGCAAGTATAAGCATGCTTTTATTCCAGCATTACATTATTATTATCATCTTGCTGAGGGTATGCGCTTAGGTGAGGAAAAGGAATATATGTGTGCACTGGCTTCCTTTGAACTGGCAGAGGAATATCTCCCCTCTATTGATGATGAAGTAGAGCAAGGTGACTTCCACTTCCGCAAAGCGATGACGTATTACTACTTGGACATTTCATCTCTTTCTGTCTTCCATACAGAATATGCAGTGAACGTATTTGAAAAACACCCCGCTTACCGCTACCTGCTTGCTCGCAGTCTTTTAATGCGAGGACTGAACTTTATCGATCAAAAAGAATTCACGCAAGCAGAGAACGCTTTAAATGATGCCCTTTCTCATACAGATTTCAAAAATGAAGGTGCTTTGGCTGCATTAATTCAACATAATATCGGTAACTTATATGCTGCACAGCAAATGCCATTAGCAGCTATCCCATATTTAATGGCTGCCCGGAAGTATCGGACATATCCCGCTTATTTGAAGACCTTATTCCTCCTGGCAGATTCTTATTGGAAAACTGGACAGCAGGACAAGGCAATGGATGCATACCAGGAAGGATTCCAGCTTAGCATCGAGGAGAAAGATGACATATTCAAGTGGGAATTTGCTATGCTGCACAAGAAGTTTGTCGATCATGCAAATTTCGAAACAGTGTGGACAGAGGGAATTGACTTCTTTTTAGAGCAAGGCGATAAGTTCAATGTGCGAACTTATGCCAGTGAACTGGCAGCGTACTTTACGGAAACCGGACAAGACGATATGGCTATCTATTATTACAAATTAGCTTTGCAATCCTAGTCCACGGAAATTACAACAAGAAACGGCAGAAGTATCATTATAAGGAGGAGCATATGTCTCATAATTTAGTCTTACTAAAGCCGATTTCCGAGGAAGATGCCCAGGCATTGCTGCCGATCTGGTCAGACGCAGCAGTAACAAAATGGACACGTTATCCTGTTTTACAATCTTTATCAGAAGTGAAGAACCGTATCAAGCAGCTGGAACAGACGAAGCATACTAGCCGGTACACAATTCGTCAGCACGATGATCAGGCCGTCATTGGCACTTGTGGATTCAAACGTTTGAACTTCCTGCATGAAACTGGGGAGATTGAATTCGAGCTCGGCAGTACCTTTTGGCGCCAGGGCTTCATGACCGCAGCTCTCCAGCAACTTTTGCACATCGGCTTTGACAGATTGCAGCTGAATCGGCTTGAGGTCAAGGTCAATGCTGATAATATTCCTTCTCAGCGCTTGGCCAGACGTGCAGGCTTTTGCCAGGAAGGCATCATTCGTCAAGGAAGGAAATGGGATGGGCAGTTTCAGGATGTTCTTCTCTTCAGTCTGCTTCAATCTGAATTTCGTTCCTCCACCGCAGTTGAACCAATCGGACAGCTCGAGCTGCTGCGCTTGCTGAACCTGACAAAGAGTTCTTCGACATATATGAATGAAATTGTTAGTGAAGTGAATGATCATGTCGTACGCCTTGCCGTCATTGAAGGGGACTATCATTGGCATAAGCATGATGATTGTGATGAAGCGTTCTTTGTACTCGAGGGCGAGTTATACATAGACCTCGATAAAAAGACAGTCAGCTTACAGCCAGGTGACCTATTCACAATCCCTGCTGGTGTTATGCATCGGACCCGTTCCAACCAGCGGACCGTGAATATCTGCTTCGAAAAAGCTGTAAATGAAATAACCGGAAGCAAAAAGGAGACATCTTTATAGATGCCTCCTTTTTGCTTAATTATCAATAAGTGCGCTAAGTTCTGCTTGGAATACTTTTACTTCATCTTGATTATATGTGCTTAACTGTACCGTCACAATGCCATTGCCGCGACGTTTTGGGACAGTCTCGATCACTTCAACGACAACCCGAAGCTCATCATCTGGATAAACCGGCTTTATGAATTGAATATTGTTCATTCCGGTCCCCGCGACTACATGCTCTCCGTAAACACCAGTCTCAACCCACAGCTTGAAGGATGTACTCATTGTCTGCATTCCTGACGCAATCAGATTACCAAAGCGCCCTTGCTTGGCCTTTTCTTCGTCTATATGCATATATTGGGGATCGTACACTTTTGCAAATTCAATAATGTCTTCTTTAGAAAGCTTTATGCTTTTCGTTTCATACCGCTGTCCTGCTTCAAATTCACTGAATTTCATTTCTGGCACCTCTGTTTCTGTCTGCTTTACTGCTTATAATTTCACTTATATCGTCTCTGCTCGAAGTAGCGACATGTATATGAATTCATGTCGGTATTATATAGAAAAATATCAGAGAAGTACACCGTGTTAATATCAGATTCACCATGCAAATCGTACAAAGCAAAAATTTTATGTTTAGTTTGTGGTCAAACAGGGTATTTTATATGAGTTAAATAAGAGCGGTGTATAACAAGGATCATCCTTATGTTGGATGATAACTATGGCTGTGTATTCACTGAATAGATGGAAATATGTGTAGAGGAAAGGAGGAATTTACTCCCCTTTACTTGCTGATTTATTATGGTTAATACAATTCAACTTACTGAATCCAAAACCTTTCAAATACGCTTTGAAAGCTTTTTTGATTACATTTTTTAAATCAAATTTCAGTATGGTTAAGGAGCTTTTGCACACAATATGTTACATGTAAGCAGAACGATGGATTAAACCTTAAATCAAGAAGTATGGGTGATAACAGTTAGATACATTTTCCTCATATGACAGCTTAGCTGGTTCTTTTCCGTTGCCCTTAGCGAAACGCAGGATTTTGAAGCCAGTTTAACTGAATTTGTTGTCCTTGTATAACCGTATACCATGGAGTTGACAAAAAAATGAAATTTAACAAGAAGAAAATCAACGTTGTAGATATTCAAACAGCGAAGAAAAGCGTATTTGCTACCGGAGTAGGAAATGCGATGGAATGGTTTGATTT
Coding sequences within it:
- a CDS encoding YndM family protein; this encodes MKHVKALLIKFIMILAVLWIVFTLMFDAEFSDTLLMSVVLTVAAYVIGDLLILRKAGDRDKSDGDFKKRNTIATISDAVLTFIVLWALGEAILNPDDNVVMASLISTVVIGIAEWFFHRYVNNKVIRDRHAHTVAY
- a CDS encoding glyoxalase, whose translation is MTQASFSHVLQIFPCPDIQITAAYYKKIGFRSVPYLNSMEPHICLYRDTIELILTQSAIHKIFPNRIQYGYGYDAYFITDKQAAMQQEFLDKGITIVRPLMITDYGNKEFVFEDIDSRWIAVGNKIS
- a CDS encoding YbaN family protein is translated as MIIKKLKNVLFFLLGTIFLGFGIAGIVLPVLPGGPFLMIATFCYAKSSKRIDDWFKSTTFYTKYVLAIKEKKGMTLKEKIRINIIADAFILFSVFYIDIWLVKIVLIVLGLIKHYYFIKKIKTIKPEEVSGGIKNRA
- a CDS encoding STAS domain-containing protein encodes the protein MRDIASKEELQQENEQLKKKLAEYEAMIKELSAPMIPSIVPNTMLVPLTGTFSVERFTHIQDKIVGSVVDVDADTVIIDLTGINYLDIDTIGYRELSANIKNLTEALKLMGVETIFVGFSAKLVQKLVLSNSGFQGFESYSTFRAGLKSLLKRKGMEIRKVEE
- a CDS encoding cupin domain-containing protein — encoded protein: MNEIVSEVNDHVVRLAVIEGDYHWHKHDDCDEAFFVLEGELYIDLDKKTVSLQPGDLFTIPAGVMHRTRSNQRTVNICFEKAVNEITGSKKETSL
- a CDS encoding MaoC family dehydratase; translated protein: MKFSEFEAGQRYETKSIKLSKEDIIEFAKVYDPQYMHIDEEKAKQGRFGNLIASGMQTMSTSFKLWVETGVYGEHVVAGTGMNNIQFIKPVYPDDELRVVVEVIETVPKRRGNGIVTVQLSTYNQDEVKVFQAELSALIDN